CTCGACCTTTTCGAGTCGACCACGGATCAGCAGCGCGCTGGATTCGCGAGCCACCCGTCGGTGCCGACGCCACACGCCCTGGCCACAGATGACGTTGACCAGCCCGGTTTCGTCCTCGAGGTTGAGGAACGTCGTCCCGCCGGCGGTCGACGGTCGCTGGCGATGGGTCACCACCCCGCCGACCAGCACCCGATCCCCGTGCGGGACGTCGCGCAGCCGGCCGGCGGGTACGACGCCCATCTCCTCGAGCCGATCCCGGACGTACTGGGTGGGGTAGCTGTCCGGGGAGATGCTGGTCGCCCACAGGTCGGCCAGCGTGGTCTCCGGCGGTGTCATCGTGGGCAGCGTCGGCGGATCGGCGCCGATCCCCAGCCCGGCCAGCCGATCGGGTCGCTCGGTGGCCACCATCCCCGCGGCCCACAACGCCCGCCGGCGGTCCAACCCGAACGAGCCGAACGCTCCCGCCGTCGCCAGCGCCTCGACCTGCGGCGTGGTCAGTGCGGTACGGCGGACCAGGTCGGCCATGTCGGCGTAGGGCCGCCCGTCGGCGATCCGCTCCGCGACCTCCTCGCCGAGATGGCGCACCGACGACAGCCCCAGCCGGATCACCGGTTCGCACTCACCCGCCCGCCCCAGCGGAGTGGGACCCGCGTCGGGCGGAAGCGGCGTACCCGGCTCCAGCGTCGCGAGCGCCGCGGAGGCGTTGATGTCGGGCCCGCGCACGGACAGCCCGTGCCGGCGGGCGTCGGCGACCAGCGACTGCGGGGAGTAGAAGCCCATCGGCTGGGCGTTGAGCAGCGCGGCGTAGAACGCCGCCGGGTAGTAGCGCTTGAGCCAGCAACTGGAGTAGACGATGTAGGCGAAGCTGATCGCGTGGCTCTCGGCGAATCCGAAGTTGGCGAACGCCGCCAGCTTGTCGAAGATCTCGTCGGCCACCGCGCCGGTGATGCCGTTGGCCGCCATTCCGTCGTAGAGCCGGGCCCGCAGCTTCTCCATCCGCTCCGTCGAGCGCCGTGACCCCATGGCGCGGCGAATCAGATCGGCCTCGTCGGGCGAGCAGCCGGCCACGTCGATCGCCAGCTCCATCAGCTGCTCCTGGAACAGCGGTACGCCGAGAGTCTTCGACAGCGACCGCTCCATCAGCGGATGGGCGTATTTCGGGTCCTCCTGTCCATTGCGGCGGCGGATGTAGGGATGTACCGACCCGCCCTGGATGGGGCCGGGGCGGATCAGCGCCACCTCTACCACGAGGTCGTAGAACTCCCGTGGCTTCAGCCGGGGCAGGGTGGCCATCTGCGCCCGGCTCTCGATCTGGAACACCCCGACCGTGTCCGCGGCGCAGATCATGGCGAACACGGCTTCGTCGTCGGGCGGCAGCATGGCGAGGTCGACCTCGACGCCGTGGTGTTCGCGGATGAGTTCGAGGGTGCCTTGCAGCGCCGAGAGCATGCCGAGCCCGAGCAGGTCGAACTTCACCAGCCCGGTGGCCGCGCAGTCGTCCTTGTCCCACTGCAGCACGCTGCGACCGGGCATCCGGGCCCACTCCACCGGGCACACCTCGATCACCGGGCGGTCGCAGATGACCATGCCGCCGGAATGCAGACCGAGATGGCGGGGGAAGCCCTGCAGTTGCTCGGCCAACGCGACCACGTCGGGCGGGATGTCGTGGTCGGGACCCGCGGAGTCGTCGCCGATCGCGGGGAGGGCGTGCCCCCACCCTTCGATCTGCTTGGACCAGGCGTCCTGCTGGCCGGGGGAGTAGCCCAGCGCCTTGGCCATGTCGCGGACCGCCGACCGGGGTCGGTAGGTGATGACGTCGGCCACCTGCGCGGCGTTGTCCCGCCCGTAGCGCTGGTAGACGTATTGGATCACCTCCTCGCGCCGCCCCGACGCGATGTCGAGGTCGATGTCGGGCGGGCCGTCCCGCTCGGGGGCGAGGAACCGCTCGAAGAGCAGGTGGTAGCGCACCGCGTCGACGCAGGTGATGCCGAGGGCGAAACACACCGCGGAGTTGGCGGCGGATCCGCGGCCCTGGCAGAGGATGCCCTCGCGCTGAGCGAACTGCACGATGTCGTGGACGACGAGGAAGTATCCGGGGAACCCGAGCCGCTCGATCGTGGCCAGCTCGTGATCGAGCTGGGCGTAGGCCCCGGGGATCCGCTCGTCGTCGCGGGGCCCGTAGCGCACCGCGGCGCCCTGCCAGGTGAGCTCGGCGAGCCAGCTTGCCTCGGTGTGGCCGGGCGGCACCGGGAAGTCGGGCAGCCGGGGAGCGACCAGCCGCAGGTCGAACGCGCATTCCCTGCCCAGCGCTGCCGCCCGGGCCACCGCACCCGGGAGCCGGGTGAAGCGGGCCGCCATCTCCGCCCCGGAACGCAGGTAGGTCGCCCCGGCCGCCGGCAGCCAGCCGTCCATCTCCTCCAGGCTGCGGCGGGCCCGCACCGCCGCCAATGCCGCGGCCAGTCGGCCCCGCGAGGGGGTCGCGTAGTGCGCGTTGGTGGTGGCGACGACGTCCACACCGGCCCGGTGCGCCAGCTCGGCCAGCGCGTCGGCCCGCTCGGTGTCCTCGGGGGTGCCGTGATCCCACACCTCGACGGCGATGTGGTCGCGGCCGAACTCCGCGATCAGCCGGTCGAGCGCACGGGTCGCGGCATCGGCCCCGCCCCGGGCCAACGCGGCCGGGACGATCCCCTTCCGGCAGCCGGTGAGCACCTGCCAGTGCCCCGCGGAACCGGCCGCGAGCTCGGCGAGGTCGTAGACCGGCTTTCCCTTCTCCCCACCGGCCCGCTGCCCGATGCTGATCGCGGCTGCCAGCCGGTGGTAGCCCTCCGGGTCGCGGGCGAGGACGACGAGGTGGTCGCCCTCGGGGTCGGCGACGCCGTTCTGCGGCTGGGACAGGCCCAGGGACAGCTCGGCTCCGAACACTGTCGACAGCCCCACTCCCGCGGCGGCTTCGGCGAACCGGACCACGCCGTACAACCCGTCGTGGTCGGTGAGGGCGAGCGCCTGCAGGCCGAGCTCGGCGGCGGTCTCGGCCATCTCCTCGGGGTGGCTGGCGCCGTCGAGGAAACTGAAGTTGGAGTGGGCGTGCAGCTCGGCGTAGGGCGGACCCGGGTTACGCCCGGCAGCGGCAGATCCGGACGGGACGGGCGGGACGTAGGGCTCGCGGACCCGCGACCACGCGGGGCTGTCGCCGCCGTCACCGGGGGACTCGGGCCGGGGACGGCCGGAGAGCCGGCGTTCGAGCTCCGACCACGGGATCGGCGGATTCTGCCACCCCATTAGTCGTGGCCCATCAGTCGTGGCCCATTAGTAGTGGCCCATCAGTCGTACACCGCTTCGATCCACCAGCGGCTGCGCTCGACCGTGAGCAGTCGGGCGGTGCCGTCGGCGGTCACCATCTGGAACCGGGCGTGCCGGCGGCCGGTGCGGTCCCACCACCGTTCGTCGACCGGCCACGGGCCGGCCCACGCGACGACGTCATGGACCGATGCCGGCGCCGCCCCCTCCGGCACCAGCCGGGCGGGGGGCCGGGTGACCACGCAGCGGCCGGTGATGCCGACCGGAGCGCCGGCGGCGTCGACGACGGTGACCGGCTGAGGCCGGGCCAGCACGGTGGCCGGCGACGGTGCCGGCAGCCGGCCGGGCCAGGGTTGGACCGGATCCTGGTCGGCCCGGCGCGGCTCACCCCACGGCACCAGCTGCATCTGCTCGCCGGCCCCCCGACCTCCGGCGATGACCGCGGTCAGCACCGCGTCCGGCCCGAGCAGACCCTGGACATGGGTCAGCGACCGGTCGGCGCGCTCACCGGACTCCCCGGTCCCGCCCCACAGACCGAGTTGTTGACCGGCGTGGGGCAGCACCTGCTCGGGGAGCAGAGACAGCTCGACGATGCCCGCTGTCGGCCCGGCGACCGATCTGGGTCGCGCGGTCGAGTCGGTCAGCCAGCCGCCCAACTGCCAGCGCACCCGGTCGGCGATCGCAGCGGCGGACAGGGCGCCCTCATGCCGCCAGCATCGGGTCAGCTCCTCCCCGTGCTCGGTGCGGGCGGTGATGCGCAGCCGCAGACACCCCAACCCGCGGGAGGTGAGTCGGTCGTGAAACTGCCCGGCGAGCGCCTTCGCGGCGAACGCCGCGGTGTCCACCCGCTCCACCGGAGGGTCGAAAGCGGTGGCGGCGACCAGATCGGGCGGGGGCCTGCGGGCGGCCAGCGGCCGGGCGTCCTGTCCGCGGGCCAACCGGTGGGCGAGCCCCCCGTCCGCACCGAACCTGTTTCCCACATCGCGGGTCGACAGCGCGGCGAACGCACCCAAGGTGGTGATCCCGAGGCGGCGCAGCAGGTCGGTGAGCTCGGGCCGATCCAGCATCTCCACCGGCTGCCCGGCGAGGAAGCCCGGCGACCCACCCGGTGGCACGACCGTCACCGCCGTCTCTCCCGCGGCGCTACGTGCCGCCAACGTCGCCGCGAGTACGCCGTCGGCGACCCCGATCCGCACCGGGACGCCGCACGTCTGCGCCAGCCGACCGGCGAGGTGCTCGGCCACCGCGGCGTCACCGCCGTAGTAGCGGGCCGGACCTCGTGCGGACACCGCAACCACCCCGGGCCGCAGCACCTCGACGCCGGGGCAGGACTCCTCGACCACGGCGACCACCGGCTCGAAGGACCGGGCATCCCGATCCGGGTCGTGCACCAGCACCGCCAACTCGGGACACCGGCTCTGCGCCTCCCGGCGACGCAGGCCACGACGTACCCCCTCCGCGCGGGCACCCGCCGAGCAGGCCAGCACCTGACCGCCGGCCAGCACCGCGGCCGGAACGTCGTCGGCCACCTCTCCGGCGAGGACGGCGGAGAGCACCGGCCAGTCGGGACACCACACCACGATCATGCGGACGGCGTATTCGCTCATGTCACACCGCCGCGACGTGCAACTCGGCCGGTCCGTCGGCAGACCCGTCGATCGGGGTCGGGGCGGGAGCCACACCGCCGTTCCACGCCGGCAGCCACAACTCGGTCTGCCGCGGCCGGGTGGCGGCACCGCGGCCCCGTGCGTGGACCACCAGCCGGCGGGCCCGCAGCCGACCCGTGCCACCAGCCAATCCGCTCCACCGGCTACCGGCGGCGGACAGTCGGGCGTCGGCACCTTCCCAGGAACCGAGCGACACCAACACGGTGCCCCGCTCGCGGGCCCGCGCCGCCAGCCGCCGGGCCTCCCCACCGCTGACCCGCGCCGGCGGGCGCACGACGACCACGTCCATCCCGTCGAGCAGCGCGGCGACCACCGCGGCCCACTGCGATCCGGGGGAGGGGACGAGCGCGAGCCGCTCCAGCGCGACCCCCGCCTCGGCGATGGCCCGGGCGCCGAGAGTCGGTACGCCGACCACGGCGCACCAGCCACCCGCCTGGGACGGGCCGGCCAGCAACGCCAGCGCGAGCGCGGTCGACTTCTCGATCGTCACCGTGGTGCCCGCGCGCAGCCCACCTTCCGGCAACAGGGTCGCGAGGGCGGGCAGTACCGGCAACAGTCGCCGCGTGGCCGGCGCGCCGACGGCCGGATGGCCCGCCCGGGTGACCGCCCGCGACAGGGACCCCGGCGATAGGGACCCCGGGGACGGCTTGTGGCTGCGGGTGTCCGGCACCGCGGGAACGGGGCGCAACATGCGGGCCGTGCTCTGGTCGGGCTCGAGCGGCGCATGCTCAGTGGTGCGGGACACCTTCGAAGTATCGAACACATGTTCGAAAACGTCAATCGAGCAGGGCCGGCTGGCCGGGTCAGGCGGCCCACTTCAGCGCGATGAGATGGTGGTCCTCGGACACGAAGAAGACATGCTGCGTGCCGTCGGTCGAATTGGCGAATCCGGTCGGATCGCCCCCTGCGAGCGGAAGGCCAGCGACCCCGTTCAGGTCGTGGTGATGCCATCCGCTGGAGTCCCACCACAGTTCGTGGATGTGCGAATCGGTCCCCCGATAGAGCACGTGCTGCGTCGGGTCCGGCACGCCGGGACCC
The DNA window shown above is from Mycobacteriales bacterium and carries:
- a CDS encoding error-prone DNA polymerase is translated as MGWQNPPIPWSELERRLSGRPRPESPGDGGDSPAWSRVREPYVPPVPSGSAAAGRNPGPPYAELHAHSNFSFLDGASHPEEMAETAAELGLQALALTDHDGLYGVVRFAEAAAGVGLSTVFGAELSLGLSQPQNGVADPEGDHLVVLARDPEGYHRLAAAISIGQRAGGEKGKPVYDLAELAAGSAGHWQVLTGCRKGIVPAALARGGADAATRALDRLIAEFGRDHIAVEVWDHGTPEDTERADALAELAHRAGVDVVATTNAHYATPSRGRLAAALAAVRARRSLEEMDGWLPAAGATYLRSGAEMAARFTRLPGAVARAAALGRECAFDLRLVAPRLPDFPVPPGHTEASWLAELTWQGAAVRYGPRDDERIPGAYAQLDHELATIERLGFPGYFLVVHDIVQFAQREGILCQGRGSAANSAVCFALGITCVDAVRYHLLFERFLAPERDGPPDIDLDIASGRREEVIQYVYQRYGRDNAAQVADVITYRPRSAVRDMAKALGYSPGQQDAWSKQIEGWGHALPAIGDDSAGPDHDIPPDVVALAEQLQGFPRHLGLHSGGMVICDRPVIEVCPVEWARMPGRSVLQWDKDDCAATGLVKFDLLGLGMLSALQGTLELIREHHGVEVDLAMLPPDDEAVFAMICAADTVGVFQIESRAQMATLPRLKPREFYDLVVEVALIRPGPIQGGSVHPYIRRRNGQEDPKYAHPLMERSLSKTLGVPLFQEQLMELAIDVAGCSPDEADLIRRAMGSRRSTERMEKLRARLYDGMAANGITGAVADEIFDKLAAFANFGFAESHAISFAYIVYSSCWLKRYYPAAFYAALLNAQPMGFYSPQSLVADARRHGLSVRGPDINASAALATLEPGTPLPPDAGPTPLGRAGECEPVIRLGLSSVRHLGEEVAERIADGRPYADMADLVRRTALTTPQVEALATAGAFGSFGLDRRRALWAAGMVATERPDRLAGLGIGADPPTLPTMTPPETTLADLWATSISPDSYPTQYVRDRLEEMGVVPAGRLRDVPHGDRVLVGGVVTHRQRPSTAGGTTFLNLEDETGLVNVICGQGVWRRHRRVARESSALLIRGRLEKVEGVINVVAERITRLPLTAATRSRDFR
- a CDS encoding DNA polymerase Y family protein, which translates into the protein MSEYAVRMIVVWCPDWPVLSAVLAGEVADDVPAAVLAGGQVLACSAGARAEGVRRGLRRREAQSRCPELAVLVHDPDRDARSFEPVVAVVEESCPGVEVLRPGVVAVSARGPARYYGGDAAVAEHLAGRLAQTCGVPVRIGVADGVLAATLAARSAAGETAVTVVPPGGSPGFLAGQPVEMLDRPELTDLLRRLGITTLGAFAALSTRDVGNRFGADGGLAHRLARGQDARPLAARRPPPDLVAATAFDPPVERVDTAAFAAKALAGQFHDRLTSRGLGCLRLRITARTEHGEELTRCWRHEGALSAAAIADRVRWQLGGWLTDSTARPRSVAGPTAGIVELSLLPEQVLPHAGQQLGLWGGTGESGERADRSLTHVQGLLGPDAVLTAVIAGGRGAGEQMQLVPWGEPRRADQDPVQPWPGRLPAPSPATVLARPQPVTVVDAAGAPVGITGRCVVTRPPARLVPEGAAPASVHDVVAWAGPWPVDERWWDRTGRRHARFQMVTADGTARLLTVERSRWWIEAVYD